The following coding sequences are from one Diachasmimorpha longicaudata isolate KC_UGA_2023 chromosome 6, iyDiaLong2, whole genome shotgun sequence window:
- the LOC135164033 gene encoding uncharacterized protein LOC135164033 isoform X1, which translates to MSKNPDKPYFCTARRVNHSTIKCIHDIGKTYNRAQSEKLVIDTDAGGDDAVAILLVLSAWAANDSNFEVVGITCTYGNTLETNVEMNVLQTLTIANMSQIPVYGGAQKPLTRNSTTDYFFGANGFGDFDFDEEITADVDRSKHAAVALVDLARKYRGELSVLAMGPLTNIAIAISLDPDFTRNVKRFYIMGGSVSGIGNFAPGIEFNFAADPESNFILFNSTKGEPIFLLPWETTSVVGLPMKWRTEVLGSIDSRTMRFLNLVERKILAGSKMWGSADVMTATFMLWPHLITKSIITNITPVFDGAAKGALLVDYRNRSGKRKNVEIMQNGDSQSLKPLLIKYFS; encoded by the exons atgtctaaAAATCCAGATAAGCCATATTTTTGCACTGCAAGACGTGTGAATCATTCTACGATAAAGTGCATTCATGATATTGGAAAGACTTATAATCG TGCACAATCAGAAAAACTCGTCATCGACACTGACGCCGGTGGTGACGATGCAGTTGCTATTTTGCTTGTGTTATCAGCCTGGGCTGCCAATGATTCCAATTTCGAGGTTGTTGGCATCACCTGTACCTATGGGAACACTCTGGAGACAAATGTGGAGATGAACGTACTCCAAACTCTGACGATTGCTAACATGTCGCAG ATTCCAGTTTACGGAGGAGCTCAAAAGCCCTTGACACGAAATTCCACGACAGATTATTTCTTCGGAGCGAATGGTTTCGGTGATTTCGATTTTGATGAAGAGATCACAGCAGATGTCGACAGATCGAAGCACGCTGCAGTGGCGTTGGTGGATCTTGCTAGAAAATATCGAGGGGAGTTGAGCGTTTTGGCGATGGGGCCACTGACCAACATCGCCATCGCCATCAGCCTCGATCCAGACTTCACTCGGAATGTTAAAAGATTTTATATCATGGGAGGAAGTGTCTCGGGGATTGGTAATTTTGCCCCAGGTATTGAGTTCAATTTTGCTGCTGATCCTGAGAGCAACTTCATCCTTTTCAACTCGACCAAAGGAGAGCCAATATTTCTGCTGCCGTGGGAAACGACTTCTGTGGTCGGGCTACCGATG AAATGGAGAACTGAAGTGCTGGGGTCTATCGATTCCAGGACGATGCGATTTCTAAATCTAgtcgaaagaaaaattcttgccGGGTCGAAGATGTGGGGATCGGCTGATGTCATGACAGCTACTTTCATGCTGTGGCCTCACTTAATAACGAAATCCATTATTACAAATATTACTCCTGTTTTTGATGGAGCTGCCAAAGGGGCGCTTCTCGTTGATTACAGAAACAGAAgtggaaagagaaaaaatgtggagattATGCAGAACGGGGATTCCCAGAGCTTGAAACCACTGCTTATTAAATACTTTTCATAA
- the LOC135164033 gene encoding uncharacterized protein LOC135164033 isoform X2, with the protein MFKSYLFVGLFVTTLIIDSAQSEKLVIDTDAGGDDAVAILLVLSAWAANDSNFEVVGITCTYGNTLETNVEMNVLQTLTIANMSQIPVYGGAQKPLTRNSTTDYFFGANGFGDFDFDEEITADVDRSKHAAVALVDLARKYRGELSVLAMGPLTNIAIAISLDPDFTRNVKRFYIMGGSVSGIGNFAPGIEFNFAADPESNFILFNSTKGEPIFLLPWETTSVVGLPMKWRTEVLGSIDSRTMRFLNLVERKILAGSKMWGSADVMTATFMLWPHLITKSIITNITPVFDGAAKGALLVDYRNRSGKRKNVEIMQNGDSQSLKPLLIKYFS; encoded by the exons ATGTTTAAAAGTTATTTATTCGTTGGACTGTTTGTGACAACATTGATAATTGATAG TGCACAATCAGAAAAACTCGTCATCGACACTGACGCCGGTGGTGACGATGCAGTTGCTATTTTGCTTGTGTTATCAGCCTGGGCTGCCAATGATTCCAATTTCGAGGTTGTTGGCATCACCTGTACCTATGGGAACACTCTGGAGACAAATGTGGAGATGAACGTACTCCAAACTCTGACGATTGCTAACATGTCGCAG ATTCCAGTTTACGGAGGAGCTCAAAAGCCCTTGACACGAAATTCCACGACAGATTATTTCTTCGGAGCGAATGGTTTCGGTGATTTCGATTTTGATGAAGAGATCACAGCAGATGTCGACAGATCGAAGCACGCTGCAGTGGCGTTGGTGGATCTTGCTAGAAAATATCGAGGGGAGTTGAGCGTTTTGGCGATGGGGCCACTGACCAACATCGCCATCGCCATCAGCCTCGATCCAGACTTCACTCGGAATGTTAAAAGATTTTATATCATGGGAGGAAGTGTCTCGGGGATTGGTAATTTTGCCCCAGGTATTGAGTTCAATTTTGCTGCTGATCCTGAGAGCAACTTCATCCTTTTCAACTCGACCAAAGGAGAGCCAATATTTCTGCTGCCGTGGGAAACGACTTCTGTGGTCGGGCTACCGATG AAATGGAGAACTGAAGTGCTGGGGTCTATCGATTCCAGGACGATGCGATTTCTAAATCTAgtcgaaagaaaaattcttgccGGGTCGAAGATGTGGGGATCGGCTGATGTCATGACAGCTACTTTCATGCTGTGGCCTCACTTAATAACGAAATCCATTATTACAAATATTACTCCTGTTTTTGATGGAGCTGCCAAAGGGGCGCTTCTCGTTGATTACAGAAACAGAAgtggaaagagaaaaaatgtggagattATGCAGAACGGGGATTCCCAGAGCTTGAAACCACTGCTTATTAAATACTTTTCATAA
- the LOC135164033 gene encoding uncharacterized protein LOC135164033 isoform X3 has translation MTSRLYGAQSEKLVIDTDAGGDDAVAILLVLSAWAANDSNFEVVGITCTYGNTLETNVEMNVLQTLTIANMSQIPVYGGAQKPLTRNSTTDYFFGANGFGDFDFDEEITADVDRSKHAAVALVDLARKYRGELSVLAMGPLTNIAIAISLDPDFTRNVKRFYIMGGSVSGIGNFAPGIEFNFAADPESNFILFNSTKGEPIFLLPWETTSVVGLPMKWRTEVLGSIDSRTMRFLNLVERKILAGSKMWGSADVMTATFMLWPHLITKSIITNITPVFDGAAKGALLVDYRNRSGKRKNVEIMQNGDSQSLKPLLIKYFS, from the exons ATGACTTCTCGACTTTACGG TGCACAATCAGAAAAACTCGTCATCGACACTGACGCCGGTGGTGACGATGCAGTTGCTATTTTGCTTGTGTTATCAGCCTGGGCTGCCAATGATTCCAATTTCGAGGTTGTTGGCATCACCTGTACCTATGGGAACACTCTGGAGACAAATGTGGAGATGAACGTACTCCAAACTCTGACGATTGCTAACATGTCGCAG ATTCCAGTTTACGGAGGAGCTCAAAAGCCCTTGACACGAAATTCCACGACAGATTATTTCTTCGGAGCGAATGGTTTCGGTGATTTCGATTTTGATGAAGAGATCACAGCAGATGTCGACAGATCGAAGCACGCTGCAGTGGCGTTGGTGGATCTTGCTAGAAAATATCGAGGGGAGTTGAGCGTTTTGGCGATGGGGCCACTGACCAACATCGCCATCGCCATCAGCCTCGATCCAGACTTCACTCGGAATGTTAAAAGATTTTATATCATGGGAGGAAGTGTCTCGGGGATTGGTAATTTTGCCCCAGGTATTGAGTTCAATTTTGCTGCTGATCCTGAGAGCAACTTCATCCTTTTCAACTCGACCAAAGGAGAGCCAATATTTCTGCTGCCGTGGGAAACGACTTCTGTGGTCGGGCTACCGATG AAATGGAGAACTGAAGTGCTGGGGTCTATCGATTCCAGGACGATGCGATTTCTAAATCTAgtcgaaagaaaaattcttgccGGGTCGAAGATGTGGGGATCGGCTGATGTCATGACAGCTACTTTCATGCTGTGGCCTCACTTAATAACGAAATCCATTATTACAAATATTACTCCTGTTTTTGATGGAGCTGCCAAAGGGGCGCTTCTCGTTGATTACAGAAACAGAAgtggaaagagaaaaaatgtggagattATGCAGAACGGGGATTCCCAGAGCTTGAAACCACTGCTTATTAAATACTTTTCATAA